One genomic segment of Centropristis striata isolate RG_2023a ecotype Rhode Island chromosome 13, C.striata_1.0, whole genome shotgun sequence includes these proteins:
- the zgc:103625 gene encoding methyltransferase-like 26 B — protein sequence MTMLLSPQAEKNWEDLCSVLEDVLEDQSHRQLFGLELGSGTGQHVIRFAQKMPFVTWQPSDIKEECRESIKAYIAATHAKNVLQPVHLDASEPWEKWAGLPRSSCDVVVAINLLQYCSFKTAQGVFNGAGQILRQNGLLITYAVYAINGTITPSCNERLDADLRQMNPEWGLPDMDVLRQLAYGNGIRMERIIEMEEYYKCLIFRKL from the exons ATG ACCATGCTGCTGTCTCCCCAGGCAGAGAAGAACTGGGAGGATCTGTGTTCAGTGCTTGAAGATGTGCTGGAGGACCAGTCCCACAGGCAGCTGTTCGGCTTAGAGCTGGGCTCTGGTACTGGGCAGCATGTCATACGCTTTGCCCAGAAGATGCCATTTGTTACTTGGCAGCCATCAGACATCAAGGAAGAATGTCGGGAAag TATTAAGGCATACATTGCTGCAACCCATGCAAAGAATGTGCTGCAGCCTGTCCACCTGGATGCCAGTGAACCGTGGGAGAAGTGGGCAGGCCTTCCTCGCAGCTcctgtgatgttgttgttgccaTTAACTTACTGCAGTATTGCTCCTTCAAAACAGCCCAG GGTGTTTTCAATGGAGCAGGTCAGATCCTCAGGCAAAATGGCCTTTTGATAACATATGCG GTGTATGCAATAAATGGCACCATTACACCCAGTTGTAATGAACGCCTGGATGCAGATCTTCGACAAAT GAATCCAGAGTGGGGTCTTCCAGACATGGATGTGCTGAGACAGCTGGCCTATGGGAACGGGATACGTATGGAGAGGATA ATTGAGATGGAAGAATACTACAAATGTCTCATCTTTAGAAAACTTTAA